The DNA segment GCCCGCAAGGAGCTGACCACGGTGAAACACCCTTTGTTGAGGCAGCGGCCCCAGGAGAGGCTCTTCCACAACATCTTTGCTCTCTTCAATAAGACAGGGCCGGAGGTGGCAGAACCATTGCTTCTGGGCCCTGGTTTCGGAACGAAGCCGTCCAGCAGCCCGGCTGGAACCGCAGTGCCTCTCTGCACAGCGGAGGGGATGCGGGAGTCTTCGTCAGACTTATTCCTCCACAGCCAGAATGATGGACTTCGGCTGAGCCAGGGGAACAAATTGCTCTGCAAAACGGAGGTCCTTTCGGACACAGACAAAGAAATGGCACCAAGGACTGGCTGTCCTGGAAAGAGTTTCATCCATGCGCCAGGAGATCCGCAGCCCAGCGATTTGTGCTTGGGTGGAGCTCAAGAGAGTGTGGAAAAGAGACTGTTGGGCCCCAGTAAGGATCCACCGCTGACCTGTGCGCCCGTAGCTGAGACACATCCTGTGCCAATTCACAAGACTACCTCGCCACCGAGCCATGGAGCTGAGGTGCCTGCTCCCGGCAGGACTCCGGTGCCTCTCAACTGCTCCCCAGACTTTGCACTGGCCTATAAGATCAAGTGCCCTTTGAGCCCTGTATTAGAATGGCCTTGCCTAGGGATCATCTCAAGCCCCGTCACACAAAGCAGCAGGACTGACAGCCCCAGCTCCGAAGGCATCCACACAGCAATGGATGATAATGGTGAGACAGCCACACACGTGAGCCAGGCCACGCAGtgcctggctcctcctcctccttcccagcagaATTCAGTCTTTTAATTTGTGCATGAAAGGAAGAGGCTATTAGTTACTGGCAGCAGCCTGGCAAACgggccaaatcctgcctcccGTTACACCACCATGTAGGTGTAGATGCTACATGCAGTTCAGCAGAGCTACTCTGGATACTTACCAGCGTCACCGAGAGCGGAACTCAGCCTATACTGAGCGGGAGCCATGTGAGCTCTGCCAGTATCTCCCAGCCCTGACCAGTCACCGCCCTGCTCCTGTCTGGAGTACAAATTTCCATCAGTGCCAGATCGCatggtgggtgggaagaggcaccAATCTCATTTCACCTGTGACCTGAGCCGGGATTAGTACTTGGTCTTTCCCCGGGGAGAGAGCTGCCTATGCAGCTTTGCCCTCTGTTATGGAGTGCCATTAATAGGCGCCACCCCTGCCTAAGCAGGCCTTTCTTGCCATGAGAGGAGCACGTGGTTATCAAGTGACCATTTAGAATAGATTTTAAGACGCCCGGAATTCCCAAGAATGGACCTTCCCTAGGCTGGCTTTCCTCCCAGCCCATTGCCAAGTGGCTGGGCCAAACATGTCTCCCCCGAGAATGGCTCTGAGTCAGTGAGCAGTGCCCCCAGGGGGGTGTTTGTATCTCCAGTCTGTCAGGGAGCATTTTTCCTCCTACCCACTATTAAGATGTCTCTGCAGAAATACAGCCCTGTTCTCCCCTGCTCCGGCTGTGATAACCATCAAGTTACACATACTGTTTCCATCCCAGTGCCCAGAGTTGTAAACAgcttagaacaggggttctcaaacttcattgcaccgcgacccccttctgacaacaaaagttactacacaaacccaggagtggggactgaagcctgagcccgcacGAGCCACATCGCCCCAGGTgggagggccaaagcccaagctctACCgccccaggccaggggtgggggcaaagcccaagcccaagggcttcagccccaggcaggaggcctgtaacctgagccctgctgcccagggctgaagctcttaGGCTTTGGCTCCAGGCAGTGTGGCTCAGGCTTCAACCCCGgatcccagcaagtctaagccagccctggtgaccccagcccccattggagtcctgacccacagtttgagaacctctggcttAGAACCATCTTGGTTCCTTACTACTGTAGCAAGAGAGGAAATGCAGGTCAGCTGGAACAGGTCAAATCCAGTGAGAAGGGACACCTTGCTTTTAAGAGAGTGGACGTACAATTTGAGGCAGGGGAGAAGTTCCCTGTGTCCATTTTTAGTGTTGCTAAACTGTCCTGAAGCTCCGGATCATGCGTAGAATCGTGCCACAGATCTGCCCCGTGTTCCCACTCCTTCTCCAATGAATCACACTTCACCCCACTCTGCTGTCTGTGTGACCACACTCCTTCCTGAAGCTGGAATGCACTGGACAGCGGCATTAAGGTATCGCTCGCTCCCTTCAGCTCACTGCAGCGAGGGCTTCTCCAGCTCTTCTTCTGTCCAGCTTGCCAAACAGGCTGTTTAGAACTTCAGCACGAGTTGGCAGTGGCCGGCCCCAGGCTGTGTTAACAACCTCCCCATGGCACTAAGGTTAAACCtgacag comes from the Chelonia mydas isolate rCheMyd1 chromosome 15, rCheMyd1.pri.v2, whole genome shotgun sequence genome and includes:
- the LOC102941158 gene encoding uncharacterized protein LOC102941158, which translates into the protein MTTAKPKRLKFSEEEKFLILEEFSLRKDILIPKSGRYKNTMDRQRAWEEITAAVNSLSPLVQRTPDEIRKKWHNMVIDARKELTTVKHPLLRQRPQERLFHNIFALFNKTGPEVAEPLLLGPGFGTKPSSSPAGTAVPLCTAEGMRESSSDLFLHSQNDGLRLSQGNKLLCKTEVLSDTDKEMAPRTGCPGKSFIHAPGDPQPSDLCLGGAQESVEKRLLGPSKDPPLTCAPVAETHPVPIHKTTSPPSHGAEVPAPGRTPVPLNCSPDFALAYKIKCPLSPVLEWPCLGIISSPVTQSSRTDSPSSEGIHTAMDDNASASVTEDSLPSQRGCVGPAKELRETHSRLHTEILELQKETLQLQKEKILLEKEKLLLEIVKLRRELDT